AGCGGAAGAAGGTCACGAAGGCGGCGAGGTAGACGGCCCCGCCCACGACGAAGGTCCACAGCGCCGCCCGGTGCAGCAAGAGCATGCTGAAGAAGGTCATGACCATCCACACGCCCAGCGCCACCACGGCGGCCGCGAAGAGGCAGAGCAGAGTGGTGGCCACCACGGCTTTGAGCTTCCCCGCCAGCATGGAGGCCATCATTATAGTGGCGTAGGATGGAGCAGATCGGGTCACCGGATCATCGAATCATCGGGTCCTTGCAGTGAAAGCCCAGATCAAACTCGGGCACGTGCGCGGCATCGAGATCGGCCTGCACTACTCCTGGCTGCTGATCGCGGTGCTCATCACCGTGGGCCTGGCGGGGCACTTCCGCGAAGTCAACCCCGGCTGGGGCGAGGCGGTCATCTGGTCCTCCGCCATCCTCACCGGCGCGCTCTTCTTCTTCTTCATCCTGGTGCACGAGCTCTCGCACGCGCTGGTGGCGGGGATGCGGGGCGCGCGCGTCAAGGCCATCACCCTGTTCGCGCTGGGGGGCGTGGCCCAGATCGAGAAGGACGTGAGCGACGCCACCACCGAGTTCTGGATGGCCATCGCCGGGCCCATCACCAGCGCGCTGATCGGCCTGGCCTGCCTGGGCGCCGCCCTGGGCCTGGGGTGGAAGTGGGCGCTGGAGCCCGCCACCCCGCTGCAGGCCATCCTGGTGTGGCTCGGGTACATCAACCTGGCGCTGGCCGCCTTCAACATGATCCCCGGCTTTCCCCTGGACGGGGGGCGGGTGCTGCGCGCCCTGCTGTGGTGGTGGACCAAGAACGCGGAGCGCGCCACCCGCTGGGCCGCGGGCGCCGGCCAGGTGGTGGCGCTGCTCTTCATCGCCTACGGGCTGGCGGGGGTGCTGCTGGGCCGCGGCCTGGGCGGGCTGTGGATCGCGCTCATCGGGTGGTTCCTGATGGAGGCAGCGCGCGCCTCCGTCTTCCAGGTGGAACTGGCCGAGCGCCTCAAGGGCATCAAGACCGGCGACGTCATGGCCCGCGACTACGAGACGGTGGAAGCCAGCGCCAGCCTGGAGGAGCTGGCCCACTTGCTGCTGCGTACCCGCTGCTTCGTGGTCAAGCGCGACGGCTACCTGCAGGGGCTGATCACCGCCGCCGACGTGGGCAAGGTGCCGCGCGAGGAGTGGGCCTCCACCTCGGTGCAGGCCATCATGCGCCCGCTGCGCGAATTGCGCACCGTCGGCCCCGACACTCCGTTGCTGCAGGCCCTGGAGATCATGGGCAGCGAGGACCTGAACCAGCTTCCCGTGGTCCAGGACCACGAGCTGCTCGGCCTCATCAGCCGCGGCCACATCCTGCAGGTGCTGCAGGCCAAGGCCGAGCTGAAGGTCTGACCATTTCTTGATTTATCGATTTGTTGATTTATTGATTTGGCCAAGCCGCCGGCACCCGGCCGAGCCTCGCCAAGATCAATAAATGAATAAATCAACAAATCAATAAATTAGAATCTCCGCTATGTCTTCCCCCGCCCAGACCGCGCTGCGCCCCGCCGCCGAGGTGATCCGCGAGGCGCAGGTGGCGCAGGCGCCCAACGGCATCTGCTACACCTGGCTGGGCGAGATCGCGGTCGCTCCCGCCGACCTGGAGCGCATGGTGGCGGCGGTGCCGCGGCTGATCGCGGCCGCGCTCGAGCGCAAGGCCTACTACTTCGTCCCCCTCACCGTCAGCCGCGGCGACGAGACCCTGGTGGCCGAGCGTTACGACGTGGCCTTGAGCGACCAGGCCGTCTGCCACCGCAACCTCAGCCTGGGCGACGCGCAGTGCGTCTTCATCTCCACCCGCCTCATGGACGACAAGTTCTCCGTGGCCTTCGAGTTCTACATCAACGTGGGCCACGCCTTCGTGGAGCGCGCCGGGGTGGCACAGGAGTTCAGCGAGCTGGTGTGGAAGCAGGTGATGGAGGGCGCGCGCGGCGAGACCAGCCTGGACGCCTGGGAACTGCGCAAGCTGGCCACCTCGGGCTCACCCGACGCCGAGAAGGCCAAGACCGACTACTTCGCCGCCACCTTCTCCGATTCCATCGCCATCTACCTGCTCGCCCTCTGCCTGGACGTGGATTACTACGAACTGCGGGAGCGGGAGTATCCGCTGCTCGCCCCCAACGCCCTGGGCGAGCGCCTGCGCCAGGTCCACCAGCTCTTCCCCCCCAACCCCGGCTTCGACTTCAACATCTTCTACCGCCGGCGGACGTAACCTCCTTCGCCGCGGATCCCCTACGAACTGCCGCGGAAGTCGAGCACCACGTCCACGGTGGCGGTGGCGTCGTCCACCTTGAGGCGGGTGTTGGAGGCGGGGGCAGCGTCCTGGGGAAGCTGCCCGCGGAAGCGCTCGAAGATGTAGCCGGGCTCGCTGCCGTCGTAGGGCTGGCCGGGCTTGGGACGCCAGGCGCGCGCGATGCGCCGCGCCAATTCCTCCGGCAGCCCCAGGATCTGCAGCGTCCCCATGCGGTACACCGGGCCCTCGTTCAGGTTGAGGATCAGCGCGATGGAGTTGTCGGCCGCGCCGAGCTCGGTTTCCGGCCAAGCCTGGAAGCCCAGCCGCCCGCGGCGGGCGTAGGCCTGGCGCAGGGTCTCCAGGCCCTCGCGGACCTTCGCGATGTAGAAGACCTCGCCCGGGCGCAGCGGCATCATGGCCGCCAGTTGTGCCGGGGAGAAGACGGTGGCCTCGCGCCACAGGTAGAGCTTCAGGCGGTACTGCTCGCCCTCCCATACCCGCACCGTGATCGCCAGCCGCTGCTCCTTCAGGCTGTTGCCGGAGAGCGTCTGGGGCGCGGTCTCGGCCTGGGCGCAGAAGTAGCCTTGCTGCTGCTCGGCGTCGCGCACCGCTTCGGAGAGTTCCTCCGGCCAGCCCGGCCCGGTGAAGCTCTTGCCCTGGTAGTGGGCCGCGATCTTCTCCAGCACCTCGGCGGGGACGTGGCCGGCGCCGGCGAACCGCACCGACTCCACCGTGACCTTGGGAGCGTAGGTGAACTGCGGCAGCGCCTCCCAGAAGGCCGGCGGACAGAGCTTGTTGCTGCGCGGCCCCGAGTCTCGCCGCTGCAGCACGGGGCGGTCCCAGGGCGGCCCCGGCCGGGGCGCGGGCGGCGCCTGCGCGGAGGCGGGCGCCGGCGCGGCACACATCAGCAGCAGCGGGATGAGCCAGGCTCTCATCAATTCCTAGGATATACGGGTGCCTGGGATTAGACGCAGCCGTGCGCACTCGGGATGCTGTTCCCAGGTGTCATCCTTCGCGAGGCGAAGCCGAGCGGAGGATGACATCCCAACAGAGATGCATTCCATTCTTCAATCTTCATTCTGAAATCTGCAATCGTCCCCGTCCTCTGTGGTTA
The sequence above is a segment of the Terriglobales bacterium genome. Coding sequences within it:
- a CDS encoding site-2 protease family protein — its product is MKAQIKLGHVRGIEIGLHYSWLLIAVLITVGLAGHFREVNPGWGEAVIWSSAILTGALFFFFILVHELSHALVAGMRGARVKAITLFALGGVAQIEKDVSDATTEFWMAIAGPITSALIGLACLGAALGLGWKWALEPATPLQAILVWLGYINLALAAFNMIPGFPLDGGRVLRALLWWWTKNAERATRWAAGAGQVVALLFIAYGLAGVLLGRGLGGLWIALIGWFLMEAARASVFQVELAERLKGIKTGDVMARDYETVEASASLEELAHLLLRTRCFVVKRDGYLQGLITAADVGKVPREEWASTSVQAIMRPLRELRTVGPDTPLLQALEIMGSEDLNQLPVVQDHELLGLISRGHILQVLQAKAELKV
- a CDS encoding POTRA domain-containing protein — encoded protein: MRAWLIPLLLMCAAPAPASAQAPPAPRPGPPWDRPVLQRRDSGPRSNKLCPPAFWEALPQFTYAPKVTVESVRFAGAGHVPAEVLEKIAAHYQGKSFTGPGWPEELSEAVRDAEQQQGYFCAQAETAPQTLSGNSLKEQRLAITVRVWEGEQYRLKLYLWREATVFSPAQLAAMMPLRPGEVFYIAKVREGLETLRQAYARRGRLGFQAWPETELGAADNSIALILNLNEGPVYRMGTLQILGLPEELARRIARAWRPKPGQPYDGSEPGYIFERFRGQLPQDAAPASNTRLKVDDATATVDVVLDFRGSS